A genomic window from Punica granatum isolate Tunisia-2019 chromosome 2, ASM765513v2, whole genome shotgun sequence includes:
- the LOC116193838 gene encoding uncharacterized protein LOC116193838, with protein MASGNDGDATNGSQATGSGPAPMLPNHLVSQNVTAPSMVPVNHVEKPEKFNGLNFKMWQQKMLFYLTTLNLSRVLTENAPTLSVGESDVQALNAVDAWKHFDYLCRNYIMNCLHDSLYSVYQEFKTAKELWESLDRKYKPEYAGAKKFLVGRFLDFKMVDLRTAEGIALSESFQMDVVNEKLSPGWKDFKNYLKHKRKEMTMEDLVVKLRIEEDNKNSGKDLIIPAAAKVNVMELPKRKKDHEANVVNEMARDVADINLSAVVSEVNLIWSNLKEWWLDIGATRHVCSSRNLFTVLESVTGERIYMGNSAHSDIEG; from the exons ATGGCTTCGGGAAACGATGGGGATGCAACCAACGGAAGCCAGGCTactggctccggccctgctccTATGTTGCCTAACCATTTGGTTAGCCAAAATGTGACTGCTCCCTCGATGGTTCCTGTCAACCATGTCGAGAAGCCCGAGAAGTTCAATGGGTTGAACTTCAAGATGTGGCAGCAAAAGATGCTATTCTACCTCACAACTCTGAACCTTTCAAGGGTTTTGACTGAAAATGCTCCAACCCTATCTGTGGGGGAGTCAGATGTGCAGGCTCTCAATGCGGTTGATGCTTGGAAGCATTTCGACTATCTTTGTCGGAATTATATAATGAATTGTCTTCATGATTCCCTGTATAGTGTCTATCAGGAGTTTAAGACGGCAAAGGAGTTATGGGAATCCTTGGACCGTAAATATAAACCAGAGTATGCCGGTGCGAAGAAATTTCTCGTCGGACGGTTCCTCGATTTTAAAATGGTCGATTTAAGGACC GCCGAGGGGATAGCTCTAAGTGAATCCTTCCAAATGGATGTTGTCAATGAGAAGTTGTCTCCTGGTTGGAAGGATTTTAAGAATTATCTGAAGCATAAGCGAAAGGAGATGACAATGGAGGATCTTGTTGTCAAGCTTCGAATTGAAGAAGACAATAAGAACTCCGGAAAAGATCTCATCATTCCTGCTGCTGCTAAGGTAAATGTCATGGA GCTCCCAAAGAGGAAAAAGGACCATGAAGCAAACGTGGTTAATGAGATGGCTCGAGATGTGGCAGACATCAACCTATCTGCTGTGGTTTCAGAGGTAAACCTCATTTGGTCCAACCTGAAGGAATGGTGGCTCGATATCGGTGCCACCAGACATGTGTGCTCAAGCAGAAACCTGTTCACTGTACTCGAATCGGTCACTGGGGAGAGGATCTATATGGGAAACTCTGCCCATTCTGATATTGAAGGTTAA
- the LOC116197821 gene encoding plasmodesmata-located protein 6 has translation MSLPAEAPLLLPCICVLLLLASTATSSTDSFVFGGCSQLKYTPGSPYETAVNSLLTSLVNSAEFSTYNNFTVPGPGSAPEDTVYGLFQCRGDLSADDCSKCVTRAVSRLGTLCVGSCGGAMQLDGCFIKYDNTSFLGVEDKAVLFKKCGPLIGLDSEGTTERDSLLGSVVGSDGAYKPYRAGWSGDARAVAQCVQDLSASECQDCLTEAITQLKTNCQAAKWGDMFLGKCYVRYSEGGDHSHDGHGSSNDDEIEKTLAILIGLIAGVALIIVFLSFLARVCDRGKGGK, from the exons ATGTCCCTCCCTGCAGAAGCGCCTCTCCTCTTACCCTGTATCTGCGTTCTTCTTCTCCTGGCCTCGACGGCTACCTCCTCCACGGACTCCTTTGTCTTTGGGGGCTGCTCGCAGCTCAAGTACACCCCCGGTTCGCCCTACGAGACCGCCGTCAACTCCCTCCTCACCTCCCTCGTCAATTCGGCCGAGTTCTCCACTTACAACAACTTCACCGTCCCCGGCCCCGGTTCGGCCCCGGAGGACACGGTTTATGGCCTCTTCCAGTGCCGGGGAGACCTCAGTGCTGATGACTGCTCCAAGTGTGTCACACGAGCTGTGAGCCGGCTCGGGACTCTCTGCGTTGGCTCGTGCGGTGGCGCCATGCAGCTCGATGGCTGCTTCATCAAGTACGACAACACCTCATTCCTCGGCGTCGAGGACAAGGCAGTCTTATTCAAGAAATGCGGGCCACTTATCGG GCTCGATTCTGAAGGCACGACGGAGCGCGACTCCCTGCTGGGCTCTGTGGTAGGAAGTGATGGTGCCTACAAGCCGTACAGGGCGGGATGGTCCGGCGATGCCCGTGCAGTCGCACAGTGCGTGCAGGATCTGAGCGCGAGCGAGTGCCAGGACTGCCTGACTGAGGCGATCACACAGCTGAAGACCAACTGCCAGGCTGCGAAGTGGGGAGATATGTTCTTAGGCAAGTGCTACGTCCGCTACTCAGAAGGCGGGGATCACTCACACGACGGACATG GATCTAGCAACGACGATGAAATTGAGAAGACACTCGCAATACTCATCGGACTCATTGCCGGGGTCGCACTTATCATCGTCTTCCTCTCTTTCCTCGCTAGAGTGTGCGATAGAGGCAAAG GGGGTAAATAG
- the LOC116195992 gene encoding probable peroxygenase 4 isoform X1, translating into MKDDTDLASSSPPTMPNIKPEEVHDSMEGNCEREEHALEKHVAFFDRNHDGLVYPWETYEGFRAIGCGIPLSAISAILINLALSHKTRPEQGKFPSLLFPIEVANIHKAKHGSDSGVYDSKGRFVPEKFEAIFRRHARTHPDALTSDELLEMLRSNREPKDYKGWVASWSEWQVLYYLCKDNKGLLPKGTIHGVYDGSLFERMAKERESSTKKS; encoded by the exons ATGAAGGACGACACAGATTtagcttcctcttctcctcccACAATGCCCAACATAAAACCAGAAGAAG TTCACGACTCGATGGAGGGAAATTGCGAGAGGGAAGAGCATGCTCTGGAGAAGCACGTTGCCTTCTTTGACAGGAACCACGACGGCCTCGTTTATCCTTGGGAGACATACGAAG GTTTTCGGGCAATTGGCTGCGGAATTCCGTTGTCAGCCATCAGTGCGATCCTCATCAACCTTGCTCTTAGCCACAAAACTCGCCCG GAGCAGGGGAAATTTCCATCCTTACTTTTCCCGATAGAGGTCGCGAACATCCACAAAGCCAAACACGGGAGTGATTCTGGAGTATACGACTCCAAAGGAAG GTTTGTACCTGAGAAGTTTGAAGCAATCTTCCGCAGGCATGCACGGACTCATCCAGATGCGTTGACGTCAGATGAGCTGCTAGAGATGCTGAGGTCTAATAGGGAGCCTAAAGACTACAAAGGATG GGTTGCTAGTTGGTCAGAGTGGCAGGTGCTGTACTATCTATGCAAGGACAATAAGGGTCTACTGCCCAAGGGAACCATCCATGGCGTTTATGACGGTTCCCTATTCGAGCGTATGGCGAAGGAGAGAGAGTCGAGCACAAAGAAATCATAA
- the LOC116195992 gene encoding probable peroxygenase 4 isoform X2: MKDDTDLASSSPPTMPNIKPEEVHDSMEGNCEREEHALEKHVAFFDRNHDGLVYPWETYEGFRAIGCGIPLSAISAILINLALSHKTRPGKFPSLLFPIEVANIHKAKHGSDSGVYDSKGRFVPEKFEAIFRRHARTHPDALTSDELLEMLRSNREPKDYKGWVASWSEWQVLYYLCKDNKGLLPKGTIHGVYDGSLFERMAKERESSTKKS, translated from the exons ATGAAGGACGACACAGATTtagcttcctcttctcctcccACAATGCCCAACATAAAACCAGAAGAAG TTCACGACTCGATGGAGGGAAATTGCGAGAGGGAAGAGCATGCTCTGGAGAAGCACGTTGCCTTCTTTGACAGGAACCACGACGGCCTCGTTTATCCTTGGGAGACATACGAAG GTTTTCGGGCAATTGGCTGCGGAATTCCGTTGTCAGCCATCAGTGCGATCCTCATCAACCTTGCTCTTAGCCACAAAACTCGCCCG GGGAAATTTCCATCCTTACTTTTCCCGATAGAGGTCGCGAACATCCACAAAGCCAAACACGGGAGTGATTCTGGAGTATACGACTCCAAAGGAAG GTTTGTACCTGAGAAGTTTGAAGCAATCTTCCGCAGGCATGCACGGACTCATCCAGATGCGTTGACGTCAGATGAGCTGCTAGAGATGCTGAGGTCTAATAGGGAGCCTAAAGACTACAAAGGATG GGTTGCTAGTTGGTCAGAGTGGCAGGTGCTGTACTATCTATGCAAGGACAATAAGGGTCTACTGCCCAAGGGAACCATCCATGGCGTTTATGACGGTTCCCTATTCGAGCGTATGGCGAAGGAGAGAGAGTCGAGCACAAAGAAATCATAA
- the LOC116195992 gene encoding probable peroxygenase 4 isoform X4: MEGNCEREEHALEKHVAFFDRNHDGLVYPWETYEGFRAIGCGIPLSAISAILINLALSHKTRPGKFPSLLFPIEVANIHKAKHGSDSGVYDSKGRFVPEKFEAIFRRHARTHPDALTSDELLEMLRSNREPKDYKGWVASWSEWQVLYYLCKDNKGLLPKGTIHGVYDGSLFERMAKERESSTKKS, encoded by the exons ATGGAGGGAAATTGCGAGAGGGAAGAGCATGCTCTGGAGAAGCACGTTGCCTTCTTTGACAGGAACCACGACGGCCTCGTTTATCCTTGGGAGACATACGAAG GTTTTCGGGCAATTGGCTGCGGAATTCCGTTGTCAGCCATCAGTGCGATCCTCATCAACCTTGCTCTTAGCCACAAAACTCGCCCG GGGAAATTTCCATCCTTACTTTTCCCGATAGAGGTCGCGAACATCCACAAAGCCAAACACGGGAGTGATTCTGGAGTATACGACTCCAAAGGAAG GTTTGTACCTGAGAAGTTTGAAGCAATCTTCCGCAGGCATGCACGGACTCATCCAGATGCGTTGACGTCAGATGAGCTGCTAGAGATGCTGAGGTCTAATAGGGAGCCTAAAGACTACAAAGGATG GGTTGCTAGTTGGTCAGAGTGGCAGGTGCTGTACTATCTATGCAAGGACAATAAGGGTCTACTGCCCAAGGGAACCATCCATGGCGTTTATGACGGTTCCCTATTCGAGCGTATGGCGAAGGAGAGAGAGTCGAGCACAAAGAAATCATAA
- the LOC116195992 gene encoding probable peroxygenase 4 isoform X3 — protein sequence MEGNCEREEHALEKHVAFFDRNHDGLVYPWETYEGFRAIGCGIPLSAISAILINLALSHKTRPEQGKFPSLLFPIEVANIHKAKHGSDSGVYDSKGRFVPEKFEAIFRRHARTHPDALTSDELLEMLRSNREPKDYKGWVASWSEWQVLYYLCKDNKGLLPKGTIHGVYDGSLFERMAKERESSTKKS from the exons ATGGAGGGAAATTGCGAGAGGGAAGAGCATGCTCTGGAGAAGCACGTTGCCTTCTTTGACAGGAACCACGACGGCCTCGTTTATCCTTGGGAGACATACGAAG GTTTTCGGGCAATTGGCTGCGGAATTCCGTTGTCAGCCATCAGTGCGATCCTCATCAACCTTGCTCTTAGCCACAAAACTCGCCCG GAGCAGGGGAAATTTCCATCCTTACTTTTCCCGATAGAGGTCGCGAACATCCACAAAGCCAAACACGGGAGTGATTCTGGAGTATACGACTCCAAAGGAAG GTTTGTACCTGAGAAGTTTGAAGCAATCTTCCGCAGGCATGCACGGACTCATCCAGATGCGTTGACGTCAGATGAGCTGCTAGAGATGCTGAGGTCTAATAGGGAGCCTAAAGACTACAAAGGATG GGTTGCTAGTTGGTCAGAGTGGCAGGTGCTGTACTATCTATGCAAGGACAATAAGGGTCTACTGCCCAAGGGAACCATCCATGGCGTTTATGACGGTTCCCTATTCGAGCGTATGGCGAAGGAGAGAGAGTCGAGCACAAAGAAATCATAA